From a region of the Gemmatimonas aurantiaca genome:
- a CDS encoding S41 family peptidase, translated as MPLCDTRFRSRSRGRLPGIVRLLAVSVPVALGLAGCQVLTPPPATQQAPLPVMETPVQPPRVPMPDAPADPEPDPAPSDSAGVARLVRLAQVWHLIALHHPAVAVRGAPLDSAFIRAVTLVRRAQDPALLQVAYARFLAVLDDPLTRVEATPETTPDARVVSAGSAAVGETAVGEIAVERTADSILVIQMPTATRYSSRAEVALREALASAPARVILDLRTSAAGTSAGGASTAGISTAMAALSADPDSLDAFVAKMELGERLASVPFSRSTVRVRRVGGARDVQGTWYYDDSWLGRDGVLVAARASTPRRVMVLANAHTVMPRAVLGLIATGRGTLIAEGALRDDALVPSVLVPVGSGLSVRIRTGEVVHVDGSSGVLADTTVAPAAAGTVTAMDSVPALRAALQFLRTGRGVRASRMPMVRAPAMLPGYYDTDPYPYMGARVLGAARIWSAMRARHAHRDLYDEDIDVAFERVIPKLEAARYAHEYAAALRDFVGVFDDAQVALTGASADSVRGLAAAPFRVRWVDGRAIISDIVRDSVTQSLGIEPGLEVVAADGYPMPAWISEHRGRVSAPNEWNRLYQLMQLLPYGPEGRMLLRVRDMTGRERQFDVPRRESYVPLLATVERPWQNTSRTLSSGIAYIDVNRLTEQTVGPELERHRDARAWILDLRGALPDTSAVFAQVLQAVRTRPVAVTARELHRYQSAPCLAVTLREATQQCADEREVRARISRGDTASHFSGRLVALLDERTSGAMERLAMALEASTDVTFVGSTTAGSPAETVRVPLPGQLSVGIPAAELRRADGAQWQRVGITPIVDARLTHRAFRSGADDVVERAQQWLVQQLDGTPRRRR; from the coding sequence ATGCCACTTTGCGATACGCGCTTTCGCAGCCGCTCCCGCGGCCGCCTGCCGGGCATCGTCCGGCTGCTGGCTGTCTCCGTCCCTGTCGCCCTGGGATTGGCGGGATGCCAGGTGCTCACGCCACCGCCGGCCACGCAACAGGCTCCGCTGCCGGTGATGGAGACACCGGTGCAGCCGCCCCGTGTGCCGATGCCCGATGCACCGGCCGATCCCGAACCGGATCCGGCGCCGTCCGACTCCGCCGGTGTGGCGCGACTCGTACGCCTCGCGCAGGTGTGGCATCTGATCGCGTTGCATCACCCGGCCGTGGCCGTGCGTGGCGCGCCGCTCGATTCCGCGTTCATCCGGGCCGTGACGCTGGTGCGCCGAGCGCAGGATCCCGCGCTGCTGCAGGTGGCTTATGCCCGGTTCCTGGCCGTGCTCGATGATCCGCTCACGCGGGTGGAAGCGACTCCGGAGACGACACCGGACGCGCGCGTGGTGTCGGCCGGCAGTGCCGCGGTGGGAGAGACCGCCGTGGGAGAGATCGCCGTGGAACGCACGGCCGACAGCATTCTCGTCATCCAGATGCCCACGGCGACGCGGTATTCCTCGCGCGCCGAGGTGGCGTTGCGGGAGGCGCTGGCCTCGGCGCCGGCGCGAGTAATTCTCGATCTGCGCACATCGGCCGCGGGCACCTCCGCGGGGGGCGCCTCCACGGCGGGCATCTCCACGGCCATGGCCGCCCTATCCGCCGATCCCGACAGTCTCGATGCGTTCGTGGCGAAGATGGAGCTCGGCGAGCGACTGGCCAGTGTGCCGTTTTCGCGCAGCACCGTGCGTGTACGCCGCGTGGGTGGTGCACGCGATGTGCAGGGGACGTGGTACTACGACGATTCCTGGCTTGGACGTGACGGGGTGCTGGTGGCCGCGCGCGCATCCACGCCGCGCCGGGTGATGGTGCTGGCCAATGCGCACACCGTGATGCCGCGGGCGGTGCTGGGCCTCATCGCCACGGGACGCGGCACACTCATCGCCGAGGGCGCGCTGCGCGATGATGCCCTGGTGCCCAGTGTGCTGGTGCCCGTGGGCAGCGGTCTTTCGGTGCGCATCCGCACCGGTGAAGTGGTGCACGTGGATGGCAGCAGCGGTGTGCTGGCCGATACCACCGTTGCGCCCGCCGCCGCGGGCACGGTCACGGCGATGGACAGTGTGCCGGCGCTGCGGGCGGCCCTGCAGTTCCTGCGCACCGGTCGTGGTGTGCGGGCATCGCGCATGCCGATGGTGCGGGCGCCGGCCATGCTGCCGGGGTACTACGACACCGACCCTTATCCGTACATGGGCGCGCGCGTCCTCGGCGCGGCGCGCATCTGGAGTGCCATGCGGGCCCGTCATGCGCATCGGGATCTCTACGACGAGGATATCGATGTCGCGTTCGAGCGTGTCATTCCGAAGCTCGAAGCGGCACGCTATGCACACGAATATGCCGCGGCACTGCGGGATTTCGTGGGGGTGTTCGACGATGCGCAGGTGGCGCTCACCGGAGCATCGGCCGATTCGGTACGCGGTCTGGCCGCCGCGCCGTTCCGCGTGCGATGGGTGGACGGCCGGGCGATCATTTCCGACATCGTGCGTGACTCGGTGACGCAATCGCTGGGCATCGAACCGGGACTGGAAGTGGTGGCCGCCGACGGGTATCCCATGCCGGCGTGGATCAGCGAGCATCGTGGACGTGTGTCCGCGCCGAACGAATGGAATCGTCTGTATCAGCTCATGCAGCTGCTGCCGTACGGACCGGAAGGACGCATGTTGCTCCGCGTGCGCGACATGACGGGACGCGAGCGGCAGTTCGACGTACCGCGTCGGGAGAGTTACGTCCCGTTGCTGGCCACGGTCGAGCGACCCTGGCAGAACACGTCACGTACGCTGTCGTCGGGCATTGCCTATATCGACGTGAACCGTCTCACCGAACAGACCGTGGGGCCGGAGCTCGAACGCCATCGCGACGCGCGGGCGTGGATTCTCGATCTGCGTGGTGCGCTCCCCGATACCAGCGCGGTGTTCGCGCAGGTGCTGCAGGCCGTGCGTACGCGCCCGGTGGCGGTGACGGCGCGCGAACTGCATCGCTATCAGAGCGCGCCCTGCCTGGCGGTCACGTTGCGTGAAGCCACGCAGCAGTGCGCCGACGAACGTGAAGTGCGGGCCCGCATCAGCCGTGGCGATACGGCGTCGCACTTCAGCGGACGTCTCGTGGCACTGCTCGACGAACGCACCTCGGGCGCCATGGAACGACTGGCCATGGCGCTCGAAGCCAGCACCGACGTGACCTTCGTGGGCAGCACCACCGCCGGCTCTCCGGCGGAAACCGTGCGCGTGCCGTTGCCGGGTCAACTGTCGGTGGGCATTCCGGCCGCGGAGCTGCGCCGGGCCGATGGCGCACAGTGGCAGCGCGTGGGCATCACGCCCATCGTCGATGCCCGTCTCACCCATCGTGCGTTCCGCAGCGGGGCCGACGATGTGGTGGAACGCGCGCAGCAGTGGTTGGTGCAGCAGCTCGACGGAACACCACGCCGCCGGCGGTGA
- the hrpB gene encoding ATP-dependent helicase HrpB has protein sequence MNTSGVNTAPLPIDGALPELREALLARSVAVLEAPPGAGKTTRVPLALLDQPWMTGQRLVMLEPRRLAARAAATYMARTIGESVGGTVGYRVRGDTRTSARTRIEVVTEGVLARMLSADATLDGYGAVLFDEFHERSLHADLGLALVLETQHALRPELRVLVMSATLDGQAVASLIADEHGAAPIVRSEGRMFPIVTHHRAPRADERIEATTSRVIREALRDTPDHGHGHGHGGTPGTAGGDVLVFLPGAGEQRRVAERLQGDAELARARVQVHVLHGSMSLSEQDAALAPAAPGTRKVVLSTSIAETSLTVEGVRVVIDAGLSRIPRFDAAAGLTRLHTVRVSRASADQRRGRAGRTAPGVCYRLWDVHEEHTLQASTRPEIVDADLSSLALELADAGVHDPTQLRWLDVPRPAAFAQARTLLTQLGALDTAGRITVHGKRMAALPLAPRLAHLMLTATTRGTGMAGAAIAALLEERDVLRADVGRPPADLRLRTELLRRDGDGGSAAGLFGASVDRDATRRVRQTMQDLLRRGSADRDEGHDVDRIDTNASWDDDDIGALLALAYPDRVAQRRPGSEPRYLLRNGSGAALDKRDGLHDAPWLAIAELEGQPPEYRILRAAPITLEDITADFVDQFVREPRIWWDDNARAVRALQRTTLGALVLEEKPWREADPEAVRAVLVAQLRRMGVSAWPWSNGAVRLRERLAFLHHHDATNTTDATWPDVSDDALMAHLDDWLGPALDGVRTWAHLEAIDWHEALASLIPWSQRAALDRLAPTHIEVPSGSRIGVDYGDPAAPVLSVKLQECFGWTTTPTLFDGRVPVTMHLLSPAQRPVQVTRDLAGFWKQGYFDVRKELRGRYPRHPWPDDPLTAAPTRRAKPRGQ, from the coding sequence ATGAACACGTCGGGCGTGAACACCGCTCCGCTGCCCATCGACGGTGCGCTGCCGGAACTGCGCGAGGCGCTGCTGGCGCGCTCGGTCGCGGTGCTCGAAGCCCCACCGGGTGCGGGCAAGACCACCCGCGTACCCCTGGCACTGCTCGACCAGCCATGGATGACCGGCCAGCGGCTGGTCATGCTCGAACCGCGTCGGCTCGCGGCCCGGGCGGCGGCAACGTACATGGCGCGCACGATCGGTGAGTCGGTGGGCGGGACCGTGGGATACCGCGTGCGCGGCGACACACGCACCTCGGCGCGCACACGCATCGAGGTGGTGACCGAAGGTGTGCTGGCGCGCATGCTTTCGGCCGACGCCACGCTGGACGGTTACGGCGCCGTGCTGTTCGACGAATTTCACGAGCGTTCGCTGCACGCCGATCTCGGACTCGCCCTGGTGCTCGAAACGCAGCATGCCCTGCGCCCCGAACTGCGCGTGCTGGTCATGTCGGCCACACTCGATGGTCAGGCTGTGGCCAGTCTCATTGCCGACGAACATGGCGCCGCGCCGATCGTCCGGAGCGAAGGACGCATGTTTCCGATCGTCACGCATCATCGCGCCCCGCGGGCCGATGAACGCATCGAAGCCACCACGAGCCGGGTGATCCGCGAGGCGCTGCGGGACACGCCTGATCATGGGCACGGCCATGGGCATGGCGGTACACCGGGCACTGCAGGCGGCGATGTGCTGGTGTTTCTGCCCGGCGCCGGAGAGCAGCGTCGTGTGGCGGAGCGTCTGCAGGGTGATGCCGAACTCGCACGCGCGCGGGTGCAGGTGCATGTGCTGCACGGCAGCATGTCGTTGTCCGAGCAGGACGCCGCGCTGGCGCCCGCTGCCCCCGGCACGCGCAAAGTGGTATTGAGCACCAGCATCGCCGAAACCAGTCTCACGGTGGAAGGTGTGCGTGTGGTGATCGATGCCGGACTCTCGCGTATCCCGCGCTTCGACGCCGCGGCGGGTCTCACGCGTCTGCACACCGTCCGGGTGAGTCGGGCGTCGGCCGATCAGCGTCGGGGCCGGGCCGGCCGCACCGCTCCCGGGGTGTGTTATCGCCTGTGGGATGTGCACGAAGAGCACACGTTGCAGGCCAGTACGCGCCCCGAGATCGTCGACGCCGATCTCTCGTCGCTGGCGCTGGAGCTGGCCGATGCCGGCGTGCACGACCCCACTCAATTGCGATGGCTCGATGTGCCGCGGCCCGCGGCCTTCGCGCAGGCGCGCACATTGCTCACGCAGTTGGGCGCACTCGATACCGCGGGTCGCATCACCGTCCATGGCAAGCGCATGGCGGCCCTGCCGCTGGCGCCGCGCCTCGCGCATCTGATGCTCACGGCGACGACGCGGGGTACGGGCATGGCCGGTGCGGCCATCGCGGCACTGCTGGAAGAGCGCGACGTGCTGCGGGCCGACGTTGGACGCCCGCCGGCCGACCTGCGGTTGCGCACCGAGCTGCTGCGCCGCGATGGAGATGGGGGCAGCGCCGCCGGTCTGTTCGGCGCCTCGGTCGATCGTGATGCGACCCGTCGTGTGCGGCAGACCATGCAGGATCTGCTCCGACGCGGTAGTGCGGATCGCGACGAGGGCCACGATGTGGACCGCATCGATACCAACGCCTCATGGGACGACGATGATATCGGCGCGCTGCTCGCGCTGGCGTATCCCGATCGGGTCGCGCAACGGCGACCGGGCAGTGAACCGCGGTATCTGTTGCGGAATGGCAGCGGCGCTGCGCTCGACAAACGTGACGGACTCCACGATGCGCCGTGGCTGGCCATCGCCGAACTGGAAGGGCAGCCGCCGGAATACCGCATTCTCCGTGCGGCACCCATCACGCTCGAAGACATCACCGCCGACTTCGTCGATCAGTTCGTGCGGGAGCCACGCATCTGGTGGGACGACAATGCCCGCGCGGTCCGTGCGTTGCAACGCACCACGCTCGGCGCACTGGTACTCGAAGAGAAACCGTGGCGGGAAGCAGATCCGGAAGCCGTGCGCGCGGTGCTCGTTGCACAACTGCGACGCATGGGCGTCTCCGCCTGGCCATGGTCCAACGGAGCGGTGCGACTGCGGGAACGACTGGCCTTTCTGCATCATCACGATGCAACCAATACAACCGACGCCACGTGGCCCGATGTGTCCGACGATGCGCTGATGGCCCACCTCGACGACTGGCTCGGTCCGGCACTCGATGGTGTACGGACCTGGGCGCATCTCGAAGCCATCGACTGGCACGAGGCGCTGGCGTCCCTGATCCCCTGGTCGCAACGCGCGGCACTCGATCGTCTCGCGCCCACACACATCGAAGTGCCGAGTGGTTCGCGCATCGGCGTGGACTATGGCGATCCCGCGGCGCCGGTGTTGTCGGTGAAGCTGCAGGAGTGTTTCGGCTGGACCACCACGCCTACGCTGTTCGACGGACGTGTGCCGGTGACCATGCATCTGCTGTCACCCGCACAACGTCCCGTGCAGGTGACCCGCGATCTCGCCGGTTTCTGGAAGCAGGGTTATTTCGACGTGCGCAAGGAACTGCGTGGCCGGTATCCGCGCCATCCGTGGCCCGACGACCCGCTCACTGCCGCGCCCACGCGCCGCGCCAAACCGCGGGGGCAGTGA
- a CDS encoding aminotransferase class I/II-fold pyridoxal phosphate-dependent enzyme: MSDPSFSLSRRQWLRTTGLGLGATVALPGLLPAHEATRVLGGVSYRELLARLEQDATTARRLAGPVRLMYNENPFGMSPRAKDAVMAGWTEHTWYEPPIRQQVRETFAAHVGVPPEYVLVTQGSSEVLATAALAYGVDGGEMVVPHPTFEDLPRYASTLKATVHKIPLDDRMDHDFYAMDARIGSNTKLVFVCNPNNPTATLHDDRTLRDFVTTACKRAPVVVDEAYYDFVDVPGHRSMVDLVTKGESIIVSRTASKIHGLAGLRVGFAVARPDIIERLSQYKTGDPNVFGLHAMNASLRDTEYQAFVKQKNREGRTLLLDSLRAAGRKATASQGNFVFFHAGKPAADMQRYFLRQGFMVGRAFPPYTDWCRVSIGTPDEMKAFVSVLPGAFA, translated from the coding sequence ATGTCCGATCCTTCCTTCTCCCTCTCCCGTCGCCAGTGGCTGCGCACCACCGGCCTCGGACTCGGTGCCACGGTGGCGCTCCCCGGGTTGCTGCCCGCTCACGAAGCCACGCGGGTACTCGGCGGCGTGTCGTACCGCGAACTGCTGGCACGACTCGAACAGGATGCCACCACGGCCCGACGCCTGGCAGGACCGGTGCGCCTCATGTACAACGAAAATCCCTTCGGCATGTCGCCGCGTGCCAAAGACGCGGTGATGGCCGGATGGACCGAACACACGTGGTACGAACCCCCCATCCGTCAGCAGGTGCGGGAGACCTTCGCGGCGCATGTCGGGGTACCGCCCGAATACGTGCTCGTGACACAGGGATCGAGCGAGGTGCTGGCCACCGCAGCACTGGCCTATGGCGTGGACGGCGGGGAGATGGTCGTGCCGCATCCCACGTTCGAGGATCTGCCGCGATATGCGTCGACGCTCAAGGCGACGGTGCACAAGATTCCGCTGGACGATCGCATGGATCACGACTTCTATGCGATGGACGCTCGGATCGGCAGCAATACGAAGCTCGTCTTCGTGTGCAATCCCAACAACCCGACCGCCACGCTGCACGACGATCGGACGCTGCGCGATTTCGTGACCACCGCGTGCAAGCGTGCGCCGGTGGTCGTGGACGAAGCCTACTACGATTTTGTGGACGTGCCCGGACACCGGTCGATGGTGGACCTGGTGACCAAGGGCGAGTCCATCATCGTGTCGCGCACGGCCAGCAAGATCCATGGCCTCGCCGGTCTGCGCGTGGGTTTCGCCGTGGCCCGTCCCGACATCATCGAACGCCTGTCGCAATACAAGACCGGTGATCCGAACGTGTTCGGTCTGCACGCCATGAATGCCTCCCTGCGCGATACCGAGTATCAGGCGTTCGTGAAGCAGAAGAACCGTGAGGGACGCACGCTGCTGCTCGACAGTCTGCGTGCGGCCGGCCGCAAGGCGACGGCGTCACAGGGCAACTTCGTGTTCTTCCATGCGGGCAAACCCGCGGCCGACATGCAGCGATATTTCCTGCGGCAGGGCTTCATGGTGGGACGCGCGTTTCCGCCGTACACCGACTGGTGCCGCGTGAGCATCGGCACTCCCGACGAAATGAAAGCCTTCGTGAGCGTGCTGCCGGGGGCGTTCGCGTAG
- a CDS encoding lysylphosphatidylglycerol synthase transmembrane domain-containing protein, which produces MTWRRWLVTVLSFVLMLGVSAWVVASHWPDSGMPWLAWPVHAAALATVTAEIITRALKIQASARACGIPLRFGTALRVCLAGDFAAAITPARSGAEPARYLVLAESGTPPASRVLVLFLELFLEMCSLTVVCVVLAWLFHGRGTSVSGLLGLVGGYSTFVLGVGAAGWLLSRRNANGPPPAWARRVGLHAGRWRGIQRTLRSLRDAVGALRQANPGLMLLAFTGSVLHVLFKVATLPMLVFLGDPTFALTMDTLAPLVLWPLALFYGGVVVPAPGGGGFIEGAFAATLSSAIPAGLFAAALLWWRFYTFYLYVLIGGVAAGDATLRALRRGAPAHSPSDMS; this is translated from the coding sequence ATGACCTGGCGCCGCTGGCTCGTCACCGTGTTGTCGTTCGTTCTGATGCTGGGTGTCTCGGCCTGGGTCGTTGCGTCCCACTGGCCGGACTCCGGCATGCCCTGGCTGGCCTGGCCGGTGCACGCCGCCGCGCTGGCCACCGTGACCGCGGAGATCATCACGCGGGCGCTCAAGATCCAGGCATCGGCGCGCGCCTGCGGCATTCCGCTGCGGTTCGGTACCGCGCTGCGTGTCTGCCTGGCGGGGGATTTTGCGGCCGCCATCACTCCAGCGCGATCGGGGGCGGAACCGGCGCGGTATCTGGTGCTCGCCGAGAGCGGCACGCCGCCCGCGTCGCGTGTGCTGGTGCTGTTTCTTGAACTGTTTCTCGAGATGTGCTCACTGACGGTGGTGTGCGTGGTGCTGGCGTGGCTGTTCCATGGACGGGGCACGTCGGTGAGCGGGCTGCTGGGATTGGTGGGAGGCTACAGCACCTTCGTGCTCGGTGTCGGCGCAGCCGGGTGGTTGCTGTCCCGCCGCAACGCGAATGGCCCACCACCGGCGTGGGCCCGCCGCGTCGGATTGCATGCCGGCCGGTGGCGGGGCATCCAGCGCACGTTGCGGTCACTGCGCGACGCCGTCGGGGCGCTGCGGCAGGCCAATCCGGGGCTCATGCTGCTGGCCTTCACGGGTTCGGTGCTGCATGTGCTGTTCAAGGTGGCCACCCTGCCCATGCTGGTGTTTCTCGGCGATCCCACCTTCGCGCTGACGATGGACACGCTCGCGCCTCTGGTGCTCTGGCCCCTGGCGCTGTTTTACGGCGGCGTGGTGGTGCCGGCGCCCGGTGGCGGTGGATTCATCGAAGGCGCATTCGCGGCGACATTGTCCAGCGCCATCCCGGCAGGGCTCTTCGCCGCCGCGCTGTTGTGGTGGCGCTTCTACACGTTCTATCTGTACGTCCTGATCGGGGGCGTCGCCGCGGGTGACGCCACGTTGCGTGCCCTGCGGCGCGGCGCACCCGCACACTCTCCGTCGGATATGTCATGA
- the yedA gene encoding drug/metabolite exporter YedA, translating to MSDREVPRWQLVGGFFIIYVVWGSTYLAIKWGVATIPPFMMGSARFLLAGGSLYAFMRWRGAPRPTAAEWRTSAIVGALLLFIGNGAVSWASQRVSSGLTSVIVATVPLWLVLCEAWQGRPPRVPQMVGVAIGLVGVGLLVLPVGGERQAAVDPVGAIVLATGALSWTIGSLYSRTARQSSSAALAVAMQMLAGGACMAVLSLLLGEWHRVSMDSVSSASVLSLLYLATFGSLIGFSTYMWLLKVASPTAVGTYAYVNPVVAVLLGVAVGGERLPKLAWVAMSVIVGGVALVSLVDGRRRAGLRRG from the coding sequence ATGAGTGATCGTGAAGTGCCCCGCTGGCAGCTCGTCGGCGGGTTTTTCATCATCTACGTCGTGTGGGGATCGACCTACCTCGCCATCAAATGGGGCGTGGCGACGATCCCGCCGTTCATGATGGGTTCGGCGCGTTTTCTGCTTGCCGGCGGTTCGTTGTATGCCTTCATGCGCTGGCGAGGAGCGCCGCGCCCCACCGCAGCCGAGTGGCGTACTTCGGCTATCGTGGGGGCGCTGCTGCTGTTCATCGGCAACGGCGCGGTCTCGTGGGCCAGTCAGCGCGTGAGTTCGGGCCTCACCTCGGTGATCGTCGCCACGGTGCCGCTGTGGCTGGTGTTGTGTGAAGCCTGGCAGGGCCGTCCTCCGCGCGTGCCGCAGATGGTTGGCGTGGCCATCGGTCTGGTGGGGGTGGGCCTGCTGGTGCTGCCCGTGGGCGGCGAGCGGCAGGCAGCGGTCGATCCGGTGGGCGCCATCGTGCTGGCCACCGGCGCGCTGTCGTGGACCATCGGGTCGTTGTATTCGCGCACGGCCCGCCAGTCGTCGTCGGCGGCGCTGGCCGTGGCCATGCAGATGCTGGCCGGCGGTGCGTGCATGGCCGTGCTGTCGCTGCTGCTGGGCGAGTGGCACCGGGTCAGCATGGACAGTGTGTCCAGCGCGTCGGTGCTCTCGCTGCTCTATCTCGCGACGTTCGGATCGCTGATCGGGTTCAGCACCTACATGTGGCTGCTCAAGGTCGCGAGCCCGACGGCCGTGGGAACGTATGCCTACGTCAATCCGGTGGTGGCGGTGCTGCTGGGGGTGGCGGTGGGCGGCGAGCGTCTGCCGAAGCTGGCCTGGGTGGCCATGAGCGTCATCGTGGGCGGCGTCGCGCTGGTCAGCCTGGTGGACGGCCGACGGCGGGCCGGGCTGAGGAGAGGCTGA
- a CDS encoding MarR family transcriptional regulator, which yields MSKGDKKRRRALEAYGTLQRAAAMAATRVEDAVHPFGLSASQYGVLDTLQQRGPVHQQELAEALGRSKAQMTAIIDALESRELVRRERHAVDRRFISVYLTDAGRQVLSEAAPARAEAIVSLMRELSGEQRARLTRLCRRLLRVLDPSQAADEDAGDEASDDTGDDASDDPGDETGDVSDDVGDDADDDTGAQ from the coding sequence ATGAGCAAAGGCGACAAGAAGCGCCGTCGCGCCCTCGAGGCATACGGTACGCTGCAACGGGCGGCCGCCATGGCGGCCACGCGCGTCGAGGATGCCGTGCACCCGTTCGGTCTGTCGGCCTCGCAGTACGGGGTGCTCGATACGCTGCAGCAACGCGGGCCGGTGCATCAGCAGGAGCTGGCCGAAGCGCTGGGACGCAGCAAGGCGCAGATGACGGCCATCATCGACGCGCTCGAATCGCGGGAGCTCGTGCGACGCGAACGCCATGCGGTCGACCGCCGGTTCATCTCGGTGTATCTCACCGACGCCGGTCGACAGGTGCTCAGCGAAGCGGCGCCCGCCCGTGCGGAAGCGATCGTGAGTCTCATGCGCGAACTCAGCGGGGAGCAGCGAGCCCGTCTCACCCGTCTCTGTCGTCGACTGCTGCGGGTACTCGACCCCAGCCAGGCGGCCGACGAAGACGCCGGTGACGAGGCCAGCGACGACACCGGTGATGACGCCTCCGATGATCCTGGCGACGAAACGGGCGACGTGAGCGACGACGTCGGTGATGACGCCGATGACGACACCGGCGCGCAATAA
- a CDS encoding aminotransferase class V-fold PLP-dependent enzyme produces MAGRHFLQIPGPTPVPDRLQRAMHRQMEDHRSSTFPAFTRSILSRLPQVVHQERGEAFVFPATGSAMWEAALVNTVNPGGRLLAPRFGQFSHLFIQTARNLGYHVDVIEEPWGETADPFRIEAALAADTAHEIQGVLLVHNETATGVTSNVAAVRAAIDRAAHPALLFVDGVSSIASLEFRFDDWGVDCAITGSQKGFMLPAGLGILYASEKALARVDRCTMPRAYFDLRAMRANNAQGYFPSTPALSLLYGLDEALTMLLEEGMNNVAARHRRLATGVRAAVQAWGLRECARRPEIASDSLTAVVVPEGVDARTIIDIAFTRYDVALGSGLGELAGKVFRIGHLGDMNALTLAGALAGVEMALADAGIGMTLGRGLGAALQHWRIGAAS; encoded by the coding sequence ATGGCGGGACGTCACTTCCTGCAGATTCCCGGCCCCACGCCGGTGCCCGATCGCCTGCAGCGGGCCATGCACCGGCAGATGGAAGATCACCGGTCGTCGACATTTCCGGCGTTCACCCGGTCGATTCTGTCGCGGCTGCCACAGGTGGTGCATCAGGAGCGCGGCGAGGCCTTCGTCTTTCCCGCCACCGGGTCGGCCATGTGGGAGGCCGCGCTGGTGAACACCGTGAATCCCGGCGGACGACTGCTGGCGCCGCGGTTCGGACAGTTCTCGCATCTGTTCATCCAGACGGCCCGCAATCTCGGCTATCACGTGGACGTGATCGAGGAGCCGTGGGGTGAGACCGCCGATCCCTTCAGGATCGAAGCGGCGCTGGCAGCGGACACGGCCCACGAAATCCAGGGCGTGCTGCTCGTGCACAACGAAACCGCCACCGGCGTCACCAGCAACGTGGCGGCCGTGCGGGCGGCCATCGATCGGGCCGCGCATCCCGCGCTGCTCTTCGTCGATGGCGTGAGCTCCATCGCCAGTCTCGAATTCCGTTTCGACGATTGGGGCGTGGACTGCGCGATCACCGGATCGCAGAAGGGATTCATGCTGCCCGCCGGCCTCGGGATTCTCTACGCCAGCGAGAAGGCGCTGGCGCGGGTGGACCGGTGCACGATGCCGCGCGCCTACTTCGATCTGCGCGCGATGCGGGCCAACAACGCGCAGGGATACTTCCCCAGCACACCGGCCCTGTCGTTGCTGTACGGTCTCGACGAAGCGCTGACCATGCTGCTCGAGGAAGGCATGAACAACGTGGCCGCGCGGCATCGGCGGCTCGCCACCGGCGTGCGCGCGGCCGTGCAGGCCTGGGGATTGCGCGAGTGTGCGCGGCGCCCGGAAATCGCCTCGGATTCCCTCACCGCCGTGGTGGTGCCGGAGGGCGTCGACGCCCGCACCATCATCGACATCGCTTTCACCCGCTACGACGTCGCGCTGGGATCGGGACTCGGCGAACTGGCGGGGAAAGTTTTCCGCATCGGACACCTGGGAGACATGAACGCACTGACACTGGCCGGCGCACTTGCCGGCGTGGAGATGGCGCTGGCCGACGCCGGCATCGGGATGACCCTGGGGCGTGGCCTCGGAGCCGCACTGCAGCATTGGCGAATCGGAGCGGCGTCGTGA